A section of the Agarivorans litoreus genome encodes:
- the flgG gene encoding flagellar basal-body rod protein FlgG translates to MHPALWISKTGLDAQQTNVSVISNNLANASTVGYKKSRAVFEDLLYQTINQPGGRSSQNTKMPSGLMIGAGAKVIATQKNHDQGNVQTTDNAFDLMIDGRGFFEVLMPDGTTAYTRNGQFGLNDEGTIVTPGAGYPLQPEIQVPEDAQSFTVGEDGEVSVRLPGQTDSQVIGQITITDFVNSSGLEPRGQNLYLETGASGAPQNGIASENGLGAIRQGSLETSNVNVTEELVNLIEAQRVYEMNSKVISTVDQMLTFATQQL, encoded by the coding sequence ATGCATCCCGCTTTATGGATCAGTAAAACAGGCTTAGATGCCCAACAGACTAACGTATCGGTTATTTCTAATAACTTAGCGAACGCAAGCACGGTGGGCTATAAAAAGAGCCGCGCAGTATTTGAAGATTTGTTGTATCAAACAATTAATCAACCAGGCGGTCGTTCTTCACAGAACACTAAAATGCCATCAGGTTTAATGATTGGTGCAGGTGCCAAGGTGATAGCAACGCAAAAGAATCATGACCAAGGTAATGTTCAAACTACTGATAACGCCTTTGATTTGATGATTGATGGTCGAGGTTTTTTTGAAGTATTAATGCCAGACGGTACAACTGCTTATACGCGTAATGGTCAGTTTGGTTTAAATGACGAAGGCACCATTGTAACCCCTGGTGCCGGTTACCCTTTACAGCCAGAAATTCAGGTCCCTGAAGACGCACAAAGCTTTACCGTAGGCGAAGACGGCGAGGTGAGTGTTCGCTTACCAGGGCAAACCGACAGTCAAGTTATTGGCCAAATCACTATTACGGATTTTGTTAACTCGTCTGGTTTAGAGCCTCGCGGACAAAACTTGTACCTAGAAACCGGTGCCAGTGGGGCTCCACAAAATGGGATTGCATCGGAGAATGGTTTAGGTGCGATTCGCCAAGGCTCTTTAGAAACGTCGAACGTAAACGTAACTGAAGAATTGGTTAATTTAATTGAAGCGCAACGGGTTTACGAGATGAATTCAAAAGTGATTTCAACCGTAGATCAAATGTTGACCTTCGCAACACAACAGCTGTAA
- the flgE gene encoding flagellar hook protein FlgE — protein sequence MSFNIALSGINASQKDLDVTANNIANVNTIGFKESRAEFADVYATSIFSNARTAVGNGVKTVDVAQQFHQGSLNFTQNALDMAISGEGFFVTASDLTTQTREFTRAGAFKLNADNFIVNSQGQYLQGYTVNNSGTPSAVSMAATSAIQISAEVGNPTMTSQVDMSFNLPSSGTTHDIGDFDPSDSNTYTSATSVTVYDSQGGSHVAETFFIKDDTTANTWHKLIYIDGQPVDVAGGTANTPNAGNPNPNIPASATLTFDNTGALASTAPLIIETVALGTAPPNGPGGVWDPVTGSVDPTQTITFNLNGPTQYNSAFEVSSLSQDGSTVGKLTGIDIGPDGLVVASYSNGQTTNIAKVSVAKFANNQGLAQIGDTSWQQTQLSGEAIAGEGNSGTFGKINSASLEQANVNLTEQLVNLISAQRNFQANSRALEVNSTLQQTIIQIR from the coding sequence ATGTCATTTAATATCGCTCTAAGCGGCATCAATGCCTCGCAAAAGGATCTTGACGTAACGGCGAACAATATTGCTAACGTCAACACCATTGGTTTTAAAGAGTCACGTGCTGAGTTTGCCGATGTGTATGCAACATCGATTTTCTCAAATGCTCGTACCGCAGTAGGTAATGGTGTTAAAACTGTAGATGTAGCTCAGCAATTCCACCAAGGTAGCCTTAACTTTACCCAGAATGCTTTAGATATGGCGATCAGTGGCGAAGGCTTTTTTGTTACCGCCTCTGATTTGACCACCCAAACGCGAGAGTTTACTCGTGCCGGTGCGTTTAAGCTAAATGCTGATAACTTTATTGTTAACTCACAAGGCCAATATCTACAAGGTTATACCGTAAACAACAGCGGCACGCCTTCAGCGGTGAGTATGGCTGCAACCAGCGCGATTCAAATTAGTGCTGAAGTAGGTAACCCTACAATGACTAGCCAAGTTGATATGAGTTTTAACTTGCCTTCTAGCGGCACTACTCACGATATTGGCGATTTTGATCCCTCTGACAGTAATACCTATACCTCAGCGACCTCGGTGACAGTTTACGATTCGCAAGGTGGCTCGCATGTCGCTGAAACCTTCTTCATTAAAGATGACACTACAGCGAATACTTGGCACAAGTTGATATACATTGATGGCCAGCCAGTAGACGTTGCTGGCGGTACAGCCAATACCCCTAACGCGGGTAACCCTAACCCAAATATTCCAGCGTCTGCGACCTTAACTTTTGATAATACTGGTGCACTCGCGTCTACCGCGCCACTTATTATTGAAACAGTAGCGCTTGGTACGGCACCACCAAATGGCCCTGGTGGTGTGTGGGATCCGGTAACGGGTTCGGTAGATCCAACCCAAACTATTACCTTTAACCTTAATGGTCCAACTCAATATAACTCTGCTTTCGAAGTTTCTAGCTTATCGCAAGATGGTTCTACCGTTGGTAAATTGACAGGTATTGATATTGGCCCTGATGGTTTGGTTGTTGCTTCTTACAGCAACGGTCAAACGACCAATATCGCTAAAGTGTCGGTAGCAAAATTTGCCAATAACCAAGGCTTAGCGCAAATTGGTGATACCTCATGGCAGCAAACTCAGCTAAGTGGGGAAGCGATTGCCGGTGAAGGTAACTCAGGGACTTTTGGCAAAATTAACTCGGCTTCTTTAGAGCAAGCTAACGTTAACTTAACCGAGCAGTTGGTTAATTTGATTAGCGCACAGCGTAACTTCCAGGCTAACTCTCGTGCCTTAGAAGTTAACTCGACGCTACAGCAAACTATTATTCAGATTCGTTAA
- a CDS encoding flagellar hook assembly protein FlgD: MSTIDPLQSNYWQPESVVPESNNNQSLGQEDFFSLLTTQLQYQDPSKPVDNAEMIAQMASFQTSEGIAELGTKFDTMNSIMNSSAALQASTLVGQKVLVPLDYGHNGGTGFDGVAVTGAATTNVKVSVENAAGEVVKVIDLGEGSGNMPFSWDGTDSNGNPMPEGKYNIKVNGVQGGKEISLPTATYASVGSVSLAGGTSGVVVNLEGLGGIAMSDVLEVAKA; encoded by the coding sequence GTGTCTACTATTGATCCGTTACAAAGTAATTATTGGCAGCCAGAATCGGTTGTTCCAGAAAGTAATAACAACCAGTCGCTAGGGCAAGAGGATTTCTTCTCACTGCTTACTACGCAGCTGCAGTATCAAGACCCTAGTAAGCCGGTTGATAATGCTGAGATGATTGCCCAAATGGCAAGCTTTCAAACTTCTGAGGGTATTGCGGAGCTTGGCACCAAGTTTGACACAATGAACTCGATTATGAATTCATCGGCTGCTTTGCAAGCGTCAACATTAGTCGGTCAAAAAGTATTAGTGCCGCTAGATTACGGGCATAACGGTGGCACTGGTTTTGACGGTGTAGCAGTAACTGGCGCAGCCACCACCAATGTAAAAGTTTCGGTCGAAAATGCGGCGGGCGAAGTTGTTAAAGTGATCGACTTAGGTGAGGGAAGCGGCAACATGCCATTCTCTTGGGATGGTACCGATTCTAACGGGAATCCGATGCCAGAAGGTAAGTACAACATTAAAGTTAATGGTGTTCAGGGCGGTAAAGAGATCAGTTTACCCACCGCAACATACGCAAGCGTAGGTAGCGTGAGCTTAGCGGGTGGTACATCTGGCGTAGTCGTCAATTTAGAAGGCTTGGGTGGCATTGCAATGAGCGATGTTCTTGAAGTAGCCAAGGCCTAA
- the flgF gene encoding flagellar basal-body rod protein FlgF, translating to MDQLLYISMTGAKQNMHSLAVRGNNLANANTTGFKADLENARSMQAFGPGMPSRVFAMTERPTQNFTDGLLKTTGRDLDVAIKGEGWISVQDKDGNEALSRNGNFTISAAGVLQTMQGQPVLGNQDAPIIIPLPVEKLEINEDGTIEIRPEGAPADALEEVNRIKLSKPFAGELTKGEDGLFRSTNGQPYQPDATVELVKGALEGSNVNPVQEMTHMISMQRQFEMQIKMMKTAEENEKATNSLLRLS from the coding sequence ATGGACCAACTACTTTATATATCGATGACCGGTGCAAAACAAAACATGCACTCGCTCGCGGTACGTGGTAACAACCTTGCAAATGCAAATACCACAGGCTTTAAAGCCGATTTAGAGAATGCACGCTCAATGCAGGCCTTTGGCCCTGGCATGCCATCTCGGGTATTTGCTATGACTGAGCGCCCAACTCAAAACTTTACTGATGGACTGTTAAAAACCACAGGGAGAGATTTAGATGTGGCAATTAAGGGTGAAGGTTGGATTTCGGTTCAAGACAAGGATGGTAATGAGGCGCTGTCTCGAAATGGTAACTTTACTATTTCAGCTGCAGGGGTCTTACAAACCATGCAAGGCCAGCCTGTATTAGGTAATCAAGATGCGCCAATTATTATCCCCCTACCTGTTGAAAAGCTAGAAATTAACGAAGATGGCACCATCGAGATCCGTCCAGAAGGCGCGCCAGCCGACGCATTAGAAGAAGTTAACCGCATTAAGCTAAGTAAACCTTTCGCTGGCGAGTTAACAAAGGGTGAAGACGGCTTATTTAGAAGCACTAATGGTCAACCTTATCAGCCCGATGCCACCGTTGAACTGGTAAAAGGTGCACTAGAAGGAAGTAATGTAAACCCGGTGCAAGAGATGACACACATGATCAGCATGCAGCGTCAATTTGAAATGCAAATCAAGATGATGAAAACCGCTGAAGAAAACGAAAAAGCCACCAACAGCTTGTTGCGATTAAGCTAG
- the flgL gene encoding flagellar hook-associated protein FlgL, producing the protein MRVSSINLYQNSLNGVLNSQQQVEKMNQHLITNKKLLTAADGPSDMSKTMFLTTEITLTEQHLKNGTLLENALNFEESTLDGMINAMQRARVLGVQSGDGLNGEAERKSLAQELRQIQAQMVDFMNSQNADGSYVFSGFQTQKQPYVFDGTDYKYQGDAGVNELKVSSSVYIQSNDTGQEIFDNVFKRFGTNDVTPNITSVVNDQRAYDSFHKLNYNPITPANNTYQLQTTAGAPDTYEILDSGGASLVPPVTGNYVPNEPINFNGLEITVSTAAGSANESFELAPPEKDNVLNMLSDYIVALEDPSLVGDAFVEKQSDFLVGLDNSLESVNLTLGSIGARGNSLEAVRNAASSMDLINQKSRASLSEVDFAEAVSNLQKAELALNTSYSSYSRISQLSLFNYL; encoded by the coding sequence ATGCGAGTTTCCAGTATTAACTTGTATCAAAACTCACTAAATGGTGTGCTCAACTCTCAGCAGCAAGTTGAGAAAATGAATCAACATCTTATTACTAATAAGAAGTTGTTAACGGCAGCCGATGGTCCGTCAGACATGAGTAAGACTATGTTTCTGACTACAGAAATAACGCTAACAGAGCAACACCTTAAAAATGGTACCTTGTTAGAAAACGCCCTTAACTTTGAAGAGTCAACTTTAGATGGGATGATCAACGCCATGCAACGGGCGAGGGTATTGGGTGTTCAATCTGGCGATGGCTTAAATGGTGAAGCAGAGAGAAAATCACTTGCTCAGGAGTTAAGGCAAATTCAGGCTCAAATGGTTGATTTTATGAACAGCCAAAATGCCGATGGGAGTTACGTATTTTCTGGATTTCAAACTCAGAAACAACCCTATGTGTTTGACGGTACAGATTATAAATACCAAGGTGATGCCGGTGTAAATGAATTAAAAGTATCTTCTTCAGTGTATATTCAAAGTAATGATACTGGGCAAGAAATTTTTGATAACGTATTTAAGCGTTTTGGAACTAATGATGTAACGCCTAATATTACATCGGTAGTTAATGACCAGCGTGCTTATGATAGTTTTCATAAATTAAATTATAACCCGATAACGCCAGCGAACAATACTTATCAATTGCAAACTACTGCAGGTGCTCCTGATACTTATGAAATTCTAGATAGTGGCGGAGCTTCTTTAGTCCCCCCCGTAACTGGTAACTATGTACCTAATGAACCTATTAACTTTAATGGGCTTGAAATTACAGTGTCGACTGCTGCAGGTAGTGCCAATGAGTCATTTGAATTAGCTCCACCAGAAAAAGATAATGTTCTAAATATGCTGTCTGATTATATAGTAGCTTTAGAAGATCCTAGTTTAGTAGGGGACGCTTTTGTAGAAAAACAATCTGATTTTTTGGTTGGTTTAGATAATTCATTAGAGAGTGTAAACCTTACTCTAGGGTCGATAGGAGCTAGAGGTAATTCATTAGAAGCGGTACGGAATGCAGCTTCCTCAATGGATCTTATTAACCAAAAATCACGGGCGTCGTTGAGCGAAGTGGATTTCGCCGAAGCTGTGAGTAACCTGCAGAAAGCAGAACTTGCCTTAAACACTTCCTACTCCTCCTACAGCCGTATTAGTCAGCTTTCTTTATTTAATTACCTATAA
- the flgK gene encoding flagellar hook-associated protein FlgK, with protein MAMNDLLTIGSSGVAAHQRLLMTTGNNIANVNTPGYSLQRTFYTADTLGGLREGYTERVLNGFAQAQMFRDTSTYANRNAYLESVSHIDAILSDDSLSLSSKFDDTFTQLHATTDNPTALSTRELALSQFNALTDRYRTLNEQYQVQEKNISQDIVEKADEANALISNIAEINKEIIAAGGSPLDGNNAILSDKRDQAIKDLAELIDINTIVQDDGSTLVFMRSGQALVLQDDHTKLAIVDGDPDSTQKEMTLSLAGSSRIIGREDIGGTIGGLMEYRKTTLDTSRNQLGQLSVAMTDAFNTQNRLGMDLNGDIGGDIFTLPTFNGKEFSTNTAAGSISGSFIAGSGSEVTPYDYRVTFTSATTFEVQRYDGDQPIDAVIAGTIPPTNFQLDGMDWDFSSGPFAAGDRHLIQPVRDAAASMTVSMSQPEKLALASPIRVERELNNRGNATVSIDSIYDTDPATSDFTLPGGYDVNGPAEVRINAADDYDIYDGNGVLIATAPAASAGQQLFANAVPALTPGYEINIDGDVQEGDVFTMGYNTDGFNDNYNALRLVDLQQQDLVRKSLATSGDNKMTMNDAYASVVSFVGGKTSEARVSASAANSLLEQSTQRHNSISGVNLDEEASNLIRFQQAYAASAQVISAAQETFQTLLSSVR; from the coding sequence ATGGCAATGAATGACCTACTAACAATTGGATCTTCCGGTGTTGCTGCGCATCAACGTTTGTTGATGACAACAGGTAACAATATTGCCAATGTTAATACTCCGGGTTATAGCTTACAGCGAACGTTCTACACTGCAGATACCTTAGGTGGACTTCGTGAAGGGTATACTGAGCGCGTACTAAATGGTTTTGCCCAAGCTCAGATGTTTCGTGATACATCCACCTACGCTAACCGCAACGCTTATTTAGAGTCAGTAAGCCATATTGATGCAATTCTTAGCGATGATTCTTTATCGTTGAGCAGTAAATTTGACGATACATTTACCCAGTTACATGCCACAACAGACAATCCTACGGCTCTATCTACGCGCGAATTGGCTTTGTCTCAATTTAATGCTTTAACTGATCGTTATCGAACTCTAAATGAACAGTATCAAGTTCAAGAAAAAAACATTAGCCAAGATATTGTTGAAAAAGCTGATGAAGCCAATGCTTTGATAAGTAATATCGCCGAAATTAATAAAGAAATTATTGCCGCAGGTGGCAGTCCATTAGACGGTAATAATGCGATTTTATCTGACAAACGTGACCAAGCAATTAAGGATTTGGCAGAGTTAATCGATATTAATACTATTGTTCAAGATGACGGTTCAACTCTGGTATTTATGCGCTCTGGGCAAGCTTTAGTATTGCAAGATGACCATACTAAGTTAGCTATTGTTGATGGTGACCCTGATAGTACTCAAAAAGAGATGACTCTAAGCTTGGCAGGTTCTAGTCGAATCATTGGTCGTGAGGATATCGGCGGTACCATTGGTGGTTTGATGGAATACCGTAAAACCACTTTGGATACCAGCCGCAACCAATTGGGTCAGTTGTCGGTAGCGATGACCGATGCGTTTAATACTCAAAACAGATTGGGTATGGATTTAAATGGCGATATTGGTGGTGACATTTTCACCTTGCCGACTTTTAATGGTAAGGAATTTTCTACTAATACTGCTGCTGGCAGCATAAGTGGAAGTTTTATTGCGGGCAGTGGCAGTGAGGTAACGCCCTATGATTATCGGGTTACTTTTACTTCTGCTACTACCTTTGAAGTTCAGCGCTATGATGGCGACCAACCCATTGACGCAGTGATTGCAGGGACTATCCCACCGACCAATTTTCAACTTGATGGCATGGATTGGGATTTTTCTTCTGGCCCCTTTGCCGCTGGTGATCGGCACCTTATTCAACCGGTGCGAGATGCAGCTGCCTCTATGACGGTGAGTATGAGCCAACCTGAGAAACTTGCTTTAGCTTCACCTATACGTGTTGAGCGTGAGCTTAATAACCGTGGAAATGCAACGGTTTCTATCGACTCTATTTATGACACAGACCCTGCAACATCTGACTTTACCTTACCGGGTGGCTATGATGTAAACGGTCCTGCCGAGGTAAGAATAAATGCAGCTGATGATTACGATATTTATGATGGTAATGGAGTACTTATCGCAACAGCTCCAGCAGCCAGTGCCGGCCAACAATTATTCGCCAACGCTGTTCCAGCGTTAACACCAGGTTATGAAATAAACATAGACGGCGATGTACAAGAGGGTGATGTTTTCACCATGGGTTACAATACCGATGGTTTTAACGACAACTACAATGCGCTGCGTCTCGTTGATTTGCAGCAGCAAGATTTGGTACGTAAAAGCTTAGCCACTAGTGGCGACAATAAAATGACGATGAACGATGCCTATGCCAGCGTGGTGAGTTTTGTTGGCGGTAAGACAAGTGAGGCGAGAGTGTCGGCATCGGCTGCTAACTCCTTACTAGAGCAAAGTACCCAGCGTCATAACTCTATATCCGGTGTTAATTTAGATGAAGAGGCGTCTAATTTGATTCGCTTCCAGCAAGCTTACGCTGCCTCTGCTCAAGTGATTAGTGCCGCGCAAGAAACCTTTCAAACTCTATTAAGCTCAGTGAGGTAA
- a CDS encoding flagellar basal body P-ring protein FlgI — translation MFKRSIVILSLGLCLVANSVNAARVKDVANVAGVRSNQLTGYGLVVGLPGTGEKNSDFAKQSFATMLRNFGITVPPGTNLKIKNVAPVAVHAELPAFVKPGQTIDITVSAIGEAKSLRGGSLIQTFLKGADGEVYALAQGSLIVGGFGAEGADGSKVISNTPTVGRIPNGAIVERSVPSPFMSGDTITFNLKRSDFTTAKRLADTINSLVGPNTATPMDAASVQVFAPRDPGQRVAYLSTLENLTFEPASESAKIIVNSRTGTIVIGKDVRLLPAAITHGGLTVKISETPLISQPNPFSDGETVETTVSTIEATQEDSRMFNFDPGASLDDLVRAVNRVGVAPGDLVSILEALKQAGAIQGELLVI, via the coding sequence ATGTTTAAACGTAGCATTGTAATATTGAGCTTGGGTTTATGCTTGGTTGCAAATTCGGTAAATGCCGCACGTGTGAAAGACGTAGCAAATGTTGCTGGCGTGCGCTCAAACCAATTAACCGGCTATGGTTTAGTGGTAGGTTTGCCTGGCACTGGTGAAAAAAATAGTGATTTTGCCAAGCAGTCTTTTGCAACAATGTTACGCAACTTTGGGATTACTGTTCCTCCTGGTACCAATCTAAAAATTAAGAATGTAGCACCTGTTGCTGTACATGCAGAGTTACCCGCATTTGTTAAACCAGGCCAAACCATTGATATAACTGTGTCGGCCATTGGTGAGGCGAAAAGTTTACGTGGTGGCAGTTTAATTCAAACCTTCTTGAAAGGTGCTGACGGCGAAGTATATGCCTTGGCACAAGGGAGTTTAATTGTTGGTGGTTTTGGCGCTGAAGGCGCCGATGGTTCTAAAGTTATTTCAAATACGCCAACGGTTGGTCGAATTCCAAACGGAGCAATTGTAGAGCGCTCTGTGCCATCTCCGTTCATGAGTGGCGATACTATTACCTTTAACCTTAAGCGTTCGGACTTCACAACAGCAAAGCGTCTAGCAGATACCATTAATAGTTTGGTGGGCCCTAATACCGCAACGCCAATGGATGCCGCCTCTGTGCAAGTTTTTGCGCCACGCGACCCAGGCCAACGTGTTGCCTATTTATCTACTTTAGAAAACTTAACCTTTGAACCAGCATCAGAGTCAGCCAAAATTATTGTTAATTCGCGTACCGGAACCATTGTTATTGGTAAAGACGTTCGTTTATTGCCTGCGGCGATTACTCATGGTGGTTTAACTGTGAAGATTTCTGAAACACCGTTAATTTCTCAGCCAAATCCTTTTTCAGATGGTGAAACGGTTGAAACGACCGTGAGCACGATCGAAGCCACCCAAGAAGACTCCAGAATGTTTAACTTTGACCCCGGCGCGTCGTTAGATGATTTAGTGCGCGCGGTTAACCGCGTTGGTGTCGCCCCTGGTGATTTAGTATCAATATTAGAAGCGCTAAAACAAGCAGGTGCTATTCAAGGCGAATTATTGGTGATTTAA
- the flgH gene encoding flagellar basal body L-ring protein FlgH — protein MNKLMVVATCLAMAGCASVNTAVVPDDPEFAPVYPEDVPVEARITGSLFTEDRANNLYSDKKAHRVGDIIVVTLAERTQASKSASNELAKDKNFNLNQITVPGGVATINGNPIELGLSQSSDFTGEADAAQSNSLNGNISVNVVQVLANGNLIISGEKWLMLNNGNEYIRLTGIIRPEDVAPDNSITSLRIANARIQYGGTGDFANTTNQGWLSKFFNGPIWPF, from the coding sequence ATGAATAAACTAATGGTAGTAGCAACCTGTTTAGCAATGGCTGGCTGTGCCAGTGTTAATACTGCAGTAGTGCCAGATGACCCAGAGTTTGCGCCGGTGTATCCAGAAGATGTACCCGTTGAGGCAAGAATCACCGGATCTTTGTTTACAGAAGATCGCGCTAATAATCTGTATTCAGATAAAAAAGCGCACCGTGTTGGCGACATTATTGTGGTCACACTGGCAGAGCGCACTCAAGCCAGCAAGTCGGCGAGTAACGAATTAGCGAAAGATAAGAATTTCAATCTTAACCAAATAACGGTACCTGGTGGTGTTGCAACTATAAATGGAAACCCTATTGAGCTGGGCTTAAGCCAAAGTAGTGATTTTACCGGTGAAGCTGACGCCGCTCAAAGTAACAGCTTAAATGGCAATATCTCAGTCAATGTTGTTCAAGTATTAGCGAACGGCAATTTAATTATTAGTGGTGAAAAATGGCTAATGCTAAACAATGGTAATGAGTATATTCGCTTAACGGGCATTATTCGCCCTGAAGATGTAGCACCAGATAACTCTATTACATCGTTACGCATCGCCAACGCGCGCATTCAATATGGTGGCACCGGAGATTTTGCCAATACCACCAATCAGGGATGGCTATCTAAATTCTTTAATGGTCCAATTTGGCCATTTTAA
- the flgJ gene encoding flagellar assembly peptidoglycan hydrolase FlgJ — protein sequence MVMDAVKQSANYHDLASLDELRSAAQKDPNKALKQVASQFEALFMQMLMKQMRKSNELFENDSPLNNRHTQTYRDMHDNQMALELSSSGALGLADLIVAQLDPAAANITPASVLRGGQNIDLQQRALNALDTTGKKIAPSTSVTAASSKTLEKDNAKAVVSENTQEVTAINRQSFASPSEFIQAILPVAKKWAADKGIEPLAIVAQAALESGWGKKVIANSDGTSSHNLFGIKADSRWQGDKAVVNTLEYRNGQANQERAAFRAYGSFEESVKDYLSFVEGPRYQQALANGMDAKQYAKELQAAGYATDPQYANKIGQILDGKHFAEFRQLAVEGE from the coding sequence ATGGTAATGGACGCGGTTAAGCAATCAGCAAACTATCACGATTTAGCCAGTTTAGATGAGCTAAGAAGTGCTGCTCAAAAAGATCCAAACAAGGCACTAAAACAAGTTGCTAGTCAGTTTGAAGCGTTGTTTATGCAGATGTTAATGAAACAAATGCGTAAAAGTAATGAGTTGTTTGAAAATGATTCGCCATTAAATAATCGTCATACCCAAACCTACCGGGATATGCACGACAACCAAATGGCTTTGGAGTTATCGTCGTCTGGAGCCTTAGGCCTGGCTGACTTAATTGTGGCTCAGCTTGACCCCGCCGCTGCCAATATTACGCCTGCATCGGTGTTACGCGGTGGTCAAAACATTGATCTTCAACAACGTGCTTTAAATGCATTAGATACAACTGGCAAGAAAATTGCTCCATCGACCAGTGTAACGGCCGCAAGTAGCAAAACTTTAGAAAAAGATAACGCTAAAGCGGTTGTTAGCGAAAATACTCAGGAGGTGACGGCAATAAATCGGCAAAGCTTTGCCTCTCCTAGTGAATTTATTCAAGCCATTTTGCCTGTTGCCAAAAAGTGGGCGGCAGATAAAGGGATCGAGCCATTGGCGATTGTGGCACAAGCAGCACTTGAATCGGGTTGGGGTAAAAAGGTTATCGCCAATAGTGATGGCACTAGTAGCCACAATCTATTTGGGATAAAAGCGGATAGTCGCTGGCAGGGAGATAAGGCTGTAGTGAACACTTTGGAATACAGAAATGGTCAAGCCAATCAAGAGCGAGCTGCGTTTCGCGCCTATGGCTCATTTGAAGAAAGTGTTAAAGACTACTTATCGTTTGTTGAAGGCCCGCGTTACCAACAAGCTTTGGCCAACGGCATGGATGCGAAGCAATACGCTAAAGAATTACAAGCAGCTGGTTATGCCACTGACCCTCAATATGCCAATAAAATTGGCCAAATTTTGGACGGTAAGCATTTTGCGGAGTTTCGTCAGCTGGCGGTTGAAGGGGAGTAA
- the flgC gene encoding flagellar basal body rod protein FlgC, which yields MSFFNVFDITASAMKAQSVRLNTTASNLANADSISSSIDQTYRARKPVFEAELNKASQAQVESAKVKVAGIVESDAPLRKEYYPEHPMANEEGYIFKPNVNVIEEMADMMSASRSYQANVQVTEAAKQMLNSTLNLGKS from the coding sequence ATGAGCTTTTTTAATGTTTTTGATATTACAGCGTCGGCGATGAAGGCGCAGTCGGTACGATTGAATACTACCGCCAGTAACCTTGCAAACGCCGACAGTATTAGTTCAAGTATCGACCAAACGTATCGAGCAAGAAAGCCAGTGTTTGAAGCTGAGTTGAATAAAGCGTCTCAAGCCCAGGTTGAATCAGCAAAAGTTAAAGTAGCGGGTATTGTTGAGTCAGATGCTCCGTTACGTAAAGAGTATTACCCGGAACACCCGATGGCCAATGAAGAGGGATATATTTTCAAGCCAAACGTTAATGTTATTGAGGAAATGGCAGACATGATGAGTGCTTCGCGTTCTTATCAAGCTAATGTTCAAGTAACAGAAGCTGCTAAGCAAATGCTTAATAGCACGCTTAATCTGGGTAAAAGTTAA
- the flgB gene encoding flagellar basal body rod protein FlgB: MAITFDKALGVHQHTVGVRARRSEVIASNIANADTPNYKARDIDFNKAFAAAKSKQGGGMHITNERHISGGNSQFAELGFQVPDQPDTGDGNTVDVQKEKAAFMQNGLEYQAGIGFLSSKFSGLRNAIKGGQ; the protein is encoded by the coding sequence ATGGCAATAACATTTGATAAAGCATTAGGCGTTCATCAACATACTGTAGGTGTAAGAGCCCGCCGTTCTGAGGTGATTGCTAGTAACATTGCTAATGCTGATACACCTAACTATAAAGCACGAGATATAGATTTTAACAAAGCCTTTGCTGCAGCCAAGAGTAAACAAGGTGGTGGAATGCATATCACCAATGAGCGCCACATAAGTGGCGGTAACAGCCAATTTGCGGAATTGGGCTTTCAAGTGCCGGATCAGCCTGACACTGGTGATGGTAATACCGTTGATGTACAGAAAGAGAAAGCTGCATTTATGCAAAATGGCTTGGAGTACCAAGCAGGGATTGGCTTTCTTTCTAGTAAATTTAGTGGCTTACGTAATGCAATTAAGGGAGGTCAATAA